In Oreochromis niloticus isolate F11D_XX linkage group LG12, O_niloticus_UMD_NMBU, whole genome shotgun sequence, the DNA window ACAAGCTGAGAGTAATGCTACAGCAGCTAGTCAGCAGCCTGTTAAGCGTTTGCATCGTGCAGGTATTTATTGGAAACTTGCTGAGTGCAGTATGACTACATGCAATTAACTaatctttcacacacacaaaaaaactacTCTTAAATCTCGTGGGTCCTGCGCATGATCTGCGTGATTTGCAAAGACACAAGGCTGATAATTTAGGACATATGCATGTGTGATTATCTTACATCACTGCTTGCCAAATTAGATCTGGTGGGATCACGTTACCTCAAgttaatttcatttatatatgtGAGGAAAATTTCTGCAAACTCAGCTGCGAGAAGGACTAGTGCTGTGTTATCATGTGCAGAGTAAACAATAACAAAAGATAAATATTGTGAACATGAGTTATTCAAACATTTGTAAAGAGAGATCTTTCCTCAGCCTATCGGGGGATTTAAACTTCTATTAGACCTGTAGCCTCGACACATTGCCTCTGGGACCTGGTACACTGGTCCCATTCTCCCCAAAACACTCAATCCTTTTCTCTGAGGATTTAATTACTTTGGACAGGATAAAAGTGACAGTTACATCACTGTCGATGGCTCATTACTCTTCAGTTATTAGCCCTTGCGCTCTGCTTGTCATTATATAACGGAGAACTATGTTTGACAGTTGTGCAATGAGGACAAACCGGTGCGGCAGCACTCTGTACAGTCCTGAATTCTGTACATAGGTTTTAACCATCGAGTATCTCCGACTGTGCCTCATGGTTAGACGCTTAAAAAAGCTCCCTTCCTTTCCTTGTTTCTACTAGTTACCTACAAATACTGAAACATAAGTGGTAGTAAAGTATGTGGCTCAGTCAGGTGGAGGCTAAGTCTAATTTTAGAGGCTAGAACTGGTGCTTGGATTAAGGTTGAGATGAGTTTACATGAGTCTTAGTTGAAAGAATTTTGGCTTATCTTTGGCGCCACAGTGCAGTTATTTGTGCCATGTTGGCCAACACTTTTCAATAAGGCTGTGTACAAATCTGTCAGGAATTAAACAATGAATCACAGCACAATCCCAGCTTCTTGATGCCCAATAACTTGTCTTCTGACCACAATTGTCTCGCCAACTCCCAGGCAGGAGGCGGTGGTCATCTCAGGAAAGAAACTTGCACGGCAAATTAGGGATGAGGTCCGGGCCGACGTAGAGGAATGGGTCTCAACAGGCCACCGAAGACCCCATCTGAGTGTTATTCTCGTGGGAGACAACCCAGCCAGCCACTCCTATGTCCTGAACAAGACACGGGCTGCGGCTGATGTCGGTaggtgttgttttgtttttatttttttgttttttttagggggGGCGTAGAAAGTGCACGTTCCTCATACGTTAAATTGGCAAAACTGCAAATGTTCGCTTGTGAGTGGAGTTGTTTTCACACTTCGACCTCCCGCAGGAATCTCAAGTGAGACGATTCTCAAGCACACTAACATCAGTGAGGAGGAGTTACTGGACTTGATCGATAAGCTCAACACCGACCCCCGTGTGGATGGTCTACTGGTCCAGCTGCCTCTGCCAGGTACAGCAAAACTGGGAAATCCTGCATTGGGAGTCGGGTTTGCGTACGTGTGCGTGGTGTCTAGAAATCCAGTATGACGGCTGAATGCAAGCATTGGTGAACGTGTGTTCACAGCGCCTACGTTGGAGCAGAAAACTGCCCACCTTCCTGCTGTCTCTTGCTAGGATTTTCTCTCATGCTGGAGGCAGAATTTGCTctgagaaactgaatttgaCTTTGACTGTGAGTAGAACTAGTCGATAAAGTTGTGTTGACTGTAACTGCCTTTTGTTTGGACAGAACACATCGATGAGCGCGCAATCTGCAATGCAGTTTCCCCGACCAAGGATGTGGATGGTTTCCACGTGGTCAACGTGGGCCGCATGTGCCTGGATCAGTCCACCATGCTCCCTGCCACTCCCTGGGGTGTCTGGGAAATTATTAAACGCACAGGTAACCATAGTGACCACCTTCTTCCTCTCAGGGTTAAAATGCTGTTGATGAATCTAAAAGATTcccaattttcttttcttccaggTATTCCTACTTTTGGGAAGAACGTCTTGGTTGCTGGACGGTCAAAGAACGTGGGCATGCCCATTGCCATGTTGCTGCACACAGACGGCCGTCACGAGAGGCCCGGAGGTAGGACAGGATGTGTGTGCACGCATTGTTGGGTGATAAAACTAAAGCGTGTGCATCCCTATCACCTCTGTTCTCTGTGGCAGGTGACGCTACGGTGACGATTTCTCACCGTTACACTCCAAAGGATCAACTTTGCCAACACACTAAAATCGCTGACATCATTGTGGCTGCTGCAGGTTTGTcggtttgttcatttgttaatCTCTTTGTCTTTTTGCGGTACTGTACTAACtgtactctttgtgtgtgtgcgtgtatgtgtgtgttactgaACTTTCAGGAATTCCAAACCTTATCACTGCGGACATGATCAAAGAGGGAGCGGCTGTAATCGACGTTGGAATAAACAGAGTGCAGGACCCCATCACTGGAAAGAGCCGACTGGTTGGGGATGTGGATTTTGAAGGTAAGGCTGGAGAGGCAGAACACTTTTGTGCTACACACAGGCATATTGCATTGTGTTCCAATAAAACATACTACAGACAACCTTTTGCAGCCCTCCTGTGCACGCTCTGTAACAGCTGCATCCTATTGCAGTACCACACACAAGTTCAGTGAGCTTTTTAAAGCGACCCactctttcacaaatgtttgtaaaagcaCACTGCATGGCTGGGTGCTCTATTTTTATACAGCTGTATGTGACTGAAAACACCCAAATTCGAAGATTAAGCTGTGTGACCCACTACCTTTGTCCATATCGTGTATCTGGAGCTAGATTAGATTGTAATAGCTtctataaaacattaaaatgatgtttgctgttttaatttgatttgtATTTGCGACAATATGACACAAAATGCCAGATTTTTCTCATATTGAACATTTGTAATACACATCCAAAAGTTATTACACTCCAAGCTGGGCCTTGCTTTACATCTATGCAGATTCATGCACAACTCTTTGAGTAATCTTGCTAGCAAAACGAACCAATGGCATCGCTTCAagaagagaataaataaatgtttgataAACAAACAGGTGGCACAGATTTCTACTTTGCTTCTTGGAAGCTGAACGTGATCATGTTTCTGGAGCACATGGTTGGCATCATGTTGCCTCATACCAGAGTTATTTATAAAGTGACCTTTATGTTGTTTTCATATTATATTTGTATACACGATGATGGGAGGACGTGATTTCTGGAAAGTTCCATTTGGTGCACAAGGTCTGAATCGTCTTACTTTTCCTGTGCACTTTCAGGTGTGAGACAGAAGGCAGGATTCATCACCCCAGTGCCAGGAGGCGTTGGCCCGATGACGGTGGCGATGCTGATGAAGAACACTGTCAAAGCAGCCAAGAATGTCCTCCTGTGTCCCCCACAGAGGATCCGCATGGCTGTTGCGTCCTAATTGGATCAAGACTACATCCCAGCAACAGTGACACATTCCACCGCGAGCCCACCCTCCACCTTCCCAACActaccattattattattattattattattattatcattattattatttttatttgtatttttttacttgGAGCAACACGCCACGCTCCCCTTGCACATGGACTGGAAAGATGATAGCCTTATGGATCTCTTTCTGCTGATGTTGTTAACCTTTCATGACTCCAGGTCCAGCCATAATTAGACTGTTACATTCACTGATGCAGCAGCATGTTTAATGTAACAGTGTTTTCAGTATTTATCATTTGCATTGTGCTAGGATTTAAAGAATTTTCAGAGATGTT includes these proteins:
- the mthfd2 gene encoding bifunctional methylenetetrahydrofolate dehydrogenase/cyclohydrolase, mitochondrial, whose protein sequence is MAALRTLRKLCQHTQHQVCKLHTSASRQEAVVISGKKLARQIRDEVRADVEEWVSTGHRRPHLSVILVGDNPASHSYVLNKTRAAADVGISSETILKHTNISEEELLDLIDKLNTDPRVDGLLVQLPLPEHIDERAICNAVSPTKDVDGFHVVNVGRMCLDQSTMLPATPWGVWEIIKRTGIPTFGKNVLVAGRSKNVGMPIAMLLHTDGRHERPGGDATVTISHRYTPKDQLCQHTKIADIIVAAAGIPNLITADMIKEGAAVIDVGINRVQDPITGKSRLVGDVDFEGVRQKAGFITPVPGGVGPMTVAMLMKNTVKAAKNVLLCPPQRIRMAVAS